In the Aneurinibacillus soli genome, one interval contains:
- a CDS encoding alpha/beta-type small acid-soluble spore protein: MPYQQQNQSRNTNNLVTPQARQVLDQMKYEIASEFGVTLGPDTTSRQNGSVGGEITKRLVQIAEQQLSGKYVQ; the protein is encoded by the coding sequence ATGCCATATCAACAACAAAATCAAAGCCGTAATACGAATAACTTGGTTACTCCACAAGCACGCCAAGTATTGGATCAAATGAAGTATGAAATTGCTTCTGAGTTCGGCGTGACGCTCGGACCGGATACAACTTCTCGCCAGAACGGTTCCGTCGGGGGCGAGATCACAAAACGTCTGGTTCAGATAGCAGAGCAGCAACTAAGTGGTAAGTACGTGCAATAA